Within the Anaerolineae bacterium genome, the region AGGCCGGCCCGGCCGTGATGGTTTCGGCCGTGTATCCCGGCGCAACAATCGTCAAAATCAGGTTGCCCTCATCACGGGCATGGGCCGCAATGGAAAAGTAACCGTTGCCGTCGGTGATGGCGCTGCGATAAGTGCCGTCATTGCCCAATCTTGCTTCAACAGATGCGCCCGCAACGGGCCGCGCCGTGCTTGTTGCGTTGACCACCCGGCCGGTAATCGTCCAATTGACCAGGGGAGGGGCAGACGGCGTGCGGGTGGGGGTGGGCGTTGGGATTACGGAAGGAGTGGGAGTAGGCGGAGCCGGGGCCCAGGGGACCTGCTCAACGTATTTGGCAATGGTATAATCGGCGTAAATCCAGCCCTGTCTGTTGGGGCTGTTGGCAAAGGGAATGAGCCACCACAGGGCGCCATTAGCAGCCGCTTGTTTGCCGATCACGTCAACCACAAGGCCGTTGTTGTAGCCTCCCAACAAGGGATAGACCGGGCCAGGCCCGCTTCTAACGTATAAAAAACCGTCGGGGCTGTTGATGATGGCGTGAGGCCGGGGGAGGGGAGTAGGGGTCACAAAAACGGGCGTGGGCGTGGGCGGGGCCGTGATCCAGGGAACATTGGCCACATTTTGGGCCTGGGTGTAATTGGCGTAAACCCAACCCTGGCCGTAAGGCCCGGCCGGGAAAACAATGAGCCACCACAACGCCCCGTCAGCCGCATACTGCCGGCCCAATACGTTCACGGCTGTGCCGTTGCGGTAGGCGCCCAACGGCGGGTTGTAGGCCAAACCGGGACCGCTTCTGACATTGACAAAACCGGTCGGGCTGCTGATAACGGCCCGGGGAGTAGGCGGGGGAGTTGGAGTAGAAGGAGGGATTGGGGTTGGGGTGACCGCGGCCGGTTGAGGCGTGGCGCTGGGGGTAAAGCCGGGAGCCGTAGCCGAAGGCGTTAAAGTTTCAGCCGCGGCGGGCGTGAGCGAAGCGGGGGCCGGCGACCCCGCAGGCGGCGCGGCGGTGGCGGTGTCCAAAAACAAGGTGGGGGTGGGGCCGGGCGGGGAGGAAAACAGGCTCCAACCCACCCAAAATAAAACCAACAGCAGCAGGCAAACGGTTAAAAGCCCTATAATTATCCACACTATATTTCGTTGCATTAACCTGCCCTCCGGTAAAGCCGATATTGTTTGATGTACTCACCCACACTCCGGGGTACCTGGTAACAAATACTTTGCCCCGCCCGGACCCTGGCCCGAATTTCCGAAGCTTCCAGGCCCAGGGCCGGCATCGTCACCCAATCCAGGCGGCTGCTCAAACCGGGGATACGTTCCTCCAGGCCGGCCAGGTCAGGCTGATAGCCGGGTCGCCGGCCGACCGCCAACCGGCAGAGTTTTATCAATTCTGCGACCTGGTGCCACTGGGGCAAACTCAGCAATGAATCGCTGCCAATGATAAAAAAACATTCGTCGGCCGAAAGGTGATATTGGTTGCGGACAAGACGAACGGTATCGGTGGTGTAATGGGGGCCGGGCCGCTCCAGGTCAACCAGGCTCAACTCAAAATGGGGATTAGGGGCTATGGCCAACTCAACCATAGCCCGGCGATGCGAGGCCGGCGTTTTAAACACGCCTTGTTTCAGGGGCGACTCGCCCGCCGGGGCAAACAAAACGCGTGGCAACTCTAAGGCCTCGCGAGCGGTTTCGGCCAGTAATAAGTGCCCCAGGTGAATAGGGTCAAACGTGCCGCCTAGAATTCCCAATTTCATAACAAAGTAGCAAAGTAGCAGGTAACAAAGTAGCAAAGTAGCAGGTAACAAAGTAGCAGGTAGCAAAATTACTCTGATGTTTCCTTGTTACCCTGTTACTCTGTTACTCTGTTACTCTGTTACCCTATCTTACCACACCCATTCCAATTCCACATCGTGCAAAAACACGGTGTCGCCGGGTTCCACGCCGGCTTCGCGCAGGGCTTCGTGGACGCCCATTTTTTCCAGAATTTGGTAGACGCGCATCACGGCCTCGTCTATATCCCAAAAAGTTTGGCGGGCAAGTTGTTCAATCCGGGGGCCGGTGACCTGCCAGCCGTTAGCCAGTTGGTGAATTTCAAAATAATCGCCGCTCTGATCCAAAGTAAAAACAGGGACCTCTTCCTCAAAAAGAGGCTCGCGGGGCAGTTGAGCCAATCGCTCAAACAGAGCCGCCACCAACGTTCGCACGCCCTCGCCGGTTGCGGCCGAAATTTTAAAAGCCGGTAAATCCAAATCGCGGGCGCGGGCCTGCACGGCCGGCCACTGCGCCTGGGCCGAAGGCAGGTCTATTTTGTTCAACACCACAAGCTGCGGTTTTTGGGCCAGGGTTTGGCTAAAAAGAGCCAGTTCTTGATTGATCTGGTCAAAATTGGCCAGGGGATCGGGCAAAGCGCCATCGAGCAAATGAACCAGCAACCGGCTGCGTTCAACATGGCGCAAAAATTGGTGGCCTAGACCGGCTCCGGCGTGCGCGCCCTCAATGAGGCCGGGGATGTCGGCCATCACCAGGTCGCGGTCGTCTAGCACCACCACGCCCAAATTGGGCTGCAAGGTAGTAAAGGGATAAGGGGCAATTTTGGGCCGGGCCGCGCTCACCGCCGCCAGCAGGGTGCTTTTGCCGGCGTTGGGCATGCCCACCAGGCCCACATCGGCAATCAACTTGAGTTCCAGGTTTAGCCAGCGTTCCTCGCCGGGCAGGCCCCGCTCGGCGATTTTGGGGGCCTGGTTAGTGGAGCTTTTGAAGGCGGTATTGCCCCGGCCTCCCTGGCCGCCGCGAGCCACAACAGCCTGCTGGTCCGGCCTGGTCAGATCGGCCAGGAGTTGGCCGGTATCGGCGTCGCGCGCTACCGTGCCGGGCGGCACGGAAACAAACACATCCTGGCCGTCGGCCCCGGTCATATTTTTGCCGCCGCCGTGGGCGCCGCGCTCGGCTTTAAAGTGGCTGCGCTTCTTGAAGTGGATCAGGGTATTGAGTTGGGGGTCAACGGCCAAAACCACGTCGCCCCCTTTGCCGCCGTGGCCGCCGGAGGGTCCGCCGCGCGGCACATATTTCTCCCGGCGAAAGGCCACTGCCCCGTTGCCGCCGTCACCGGCTTTAACATGAATTTTGGCTTCGTCAAAAAACATTGTCGCCTACCTAACCGCTCCGGTTATATGGTCAAACACGCCTCTACGGCCAGGCCGGCCAGTTTTTCTCTGACAGACCGGCGTTTGACCCAATCCCGATGGTCCCAGGCTTCGCCGTCCAGGTTGTCGCCGCCGTAGAGAATTTGACCAATTTGCACTCCGCGAAATTGGGCCACCGCAAACACCTACATCCGTTCCGGGGCGTTCATGCCCATCAGGCGCAGGGTGTTAGCCAGGGTAATTTGGGCCGCTTTGACCAGTTTGAGCCGGGCCGCGGTCAAGGCGGCGTTGTCGCTGACCACCCGGCAATCCCGGTAAAAGGCGTGGAAAGCAGAGGCCAGTTCCTGGGCATAGTAGGTGAGGTGATGCGGCGAAAAGGTTTGCGCGGCCAGGGCCACCACCTCCCGCAGCCGCAGCATCTGCCGGATGAGTTCTAATTCCGCGGGATGGGTCAATAAAGACACCTCGCCACCCTGCATGGATGCGCCCTCTTCTTGGGCTTTGCGGAAAATGCTGGCAATGCGGGCGTGGCCGTACTGCACGTAATACACCGGGTTTTCGCTGCTTTGTTTGGTGGCCAGGGTCAGGTCCAGCTCCATCTGGCTATCGGCGGAGCGAGTGAGCAACATAAAACGAAAAGCGTCCGGGCCAATTTCGTCTACCACTTCCCGCACGGTAATAAAGTCGCCGGTTCGTTTGCTTTGCCGCACCGGCACGCCGTCGCGGGTAATAGAGACCAACTGGTAAAGAATAATGATCACCCTCTCGGGGTCCAGCCCCAGGGATTTAGCCACATTCTTCAGCCGCTTAACGTGGCCGTGATGGTCCGCGCCCCATACATAAACGGCCCACTCAAAGCCGCGTTTGACCAATTTATCCCACACGTAGGCAATATCCGAGGCAAAATAGGTGGGGCGGCCGTCGGAACGGATAATCACGTTTTCTTTGTTGTCTTCGTCCTCGCTTTTGAGCCAGACGGCGCCGTCACGCTCCACGATCATATTTTTGGCGCTGAGTTTGTTAAAAGCCAGGCCATAGGCGCCGTCATCGTACAAACTTTTCTCCGAAAACCAGCAGTCAAACTGCACGCCTATCAGGGCCAGGTCTTCTTTAATACCGGCGACTATTTTTTCAAGGGCGTATTGCCGCATAAAGGCCAGCGCCGCGTCACGTTCAACGCGCAGGTATTTAGGGCCAAATTCCTGAGCGGCTTGTTGGCCCAGTTCAACCAGGTATTCTCCCCGGTACTCTTCGGGGTCGGGTTCATCTTCGCCCAGGGTCTGAGCGTAACGGGCGTACATGGCCCGGCCCATATTGTTCACCTGGGTGCCCACATCGTTAATGTAAAACTCCCGCTGTACGGCGTAACCGGCCGCCTCCAACACGTTGGCCAGGGTGTCGCCCAACACCGCGTTTCGCCCGGAGCCAACCACCAGGGGGCCGGTGGGGTTGCAACTGACGTACTCAACCTGAACGCGCTTGTCCCGGCCCAGGTTGACCCGGCCAAAACTGTCGCCCTCGGCCAGAACGGTTTCCACCTGTTGGGCCAACCAGGTTTCGGCCAAACGGATATTGATGAAACCGGGATGAGCCACTGTGACCCGGCCAATGTAAGCCGCCGGGGCCAACCGCTTGATGATTTTTTCGGCAATCTGCGCCGGGGCCATGCGTGCGTAGCGAGCCAGGCTCAGGGCGATGGGCGTAGCGTAGTCGCCGTGCGTGGGGTCTTTGGGCCGTTCAATCACAATTTCGGGAAGGTCAAATTTGGGCAGGTCGCCTTTTTTCTGCGCCTTTTTGATGGCGGCGGCAATGAGCTGCGTGATGTCGTTGACAATCAATTTTGTCACCTCGGGGGATAGTATTGGAAAACATATTATACCACAAAGCGTGAAACGTGAAACGTTGCCGGTGGGACTGCAAATGAGAAATGAGAGATTAGAAATAAGTTAGGCCATCTTCTACTTTGTCGTTTCAACGTTCAAATTTAACCGCCGGTGAGCGCTCAACGAGAGCCGGCCGGTTTGGATAGCTTCATGGATGGAAGCCTCTACCGCTTCCGGGGCCAAGATGCCGTGGAATGCGCCACAAAGTTCATGATCGCTAAAGGGAGCCACGTCGCCGGGGGCGGCGGTGAGCAGCAAAGCCAGGCCCTGGGAGGTGAGCAAGCCGTCCAGGTCAGTCACAACGGCCAGAATAGCCTCCAGAGGATTGGCGATTTTGGCTTCCTGCGGCTCAACTTCAGACGCCGGTCCGGTTATTTGCAATTTGCCACAGGTGATATGTGTTTTATCACCCGTGATATGTGTTTTATCACCCGTGATATGTGTTTTATCACCCGCCATTTGTGATCTATCGCTCACAATCGAAGGTTCCCCTTCGGCCAGAGTTTCAGCAATAAGGGCTAAAACAGCTTCTCCGTACTGCTCCAGCTTGGCCGGCCCAACGCCCAAAATACCGGCCATCTGCTCCAACGTGGCCGGTTGGCGGGCGGCAATGGCCTCCAAAACTTTATTGGAAAAAACAACGTAAGGCGGCACGCCCTGGGTTTTGGCCTGTTCAGTCCGCCAGGCGCGAAGAGCATCAAAGAGGGAGGGGTTGGGTGGCGGAGCAGGAGAGGTTTTTTTAGCGGGTTGGGCCTCCTCAACTTGTTTCAGTTCAATTGACTGAACAGGTTCAGCAGGTTTCAGGCTTTGTTCCGGCAAAATAACTTTGGGCCGGCCGCCGCCCGTGGCGATCAGTTTGCCGTCGGCAATCAGGGCGTCAATGATGTTGATCACGGCTTTCCGGGTGAGATGGGCCAGTTGGCCGTAACAGGAGTGTTGGGCAAATGTCTCTAGCCACGGTTTTTTGGAACCCGTTAGAAAATGGGCCAGGCCGGTGCGGCCCAACGCGCCGCCGAGTTTAGCCACGGCCTCAAGAATAACGGCATCCGGGGCATCCCCCCGCTTCTCGGGTTTTTCCGGCAGGTCCGCAGATTCTTCGCCGACGGCAGCCGGATGGTTTTCCGCGTCCGGCAGCATTGCATGCGCGGCCACAACACACCGGATTTGTTCATAAGCTATCGTGTCGGGCAGGATGGCCTTGAGCGGGGCCAGCCGGGTGGTATCTTCCACTTTGGCGATGGCCTTGACAATTTGCGCCTCAATTTCCGGGGGAATGACCTGCCGGAGTTCGATTTTACCGTCGCCAATCAACCGGGCCAGGTGGGTGTAAATGGTGCTTTCTTTCAGGCCGCGGGCGGCGGCAATTTGAGCCGGGGTCAGGTGCTGCCGGAATAACTCAAACGTTTCCAGCACCGTGTCGGAACGCTGGCTGCGATTTTGCCACTGCTCTATGGCCTCATCGGTCAGGCTTAGGCCGGGAATATCCAGAGGGAGGGCCGCGCGCGTTTTGAGGGCTTCCATGCCCGGCGGGGTGAGGGTTAACACCGGCAAATCGCCGCCGGAGAGACGCAAGTATCGGTTTGAGATCAAGGCGTCAATCAGGGCGATAATTTGAGCCTGGCTGAGGCCGCTGAGTTTGCCGTAGAATCTATGCCGGTCATAGCCAAATTCCCGGATGCCTTTGGCCTGCGAGCCGTTGAGGATTTGGGCCAGCCGTTTGCGGCCTACCGGGCGCTGCCGGAAACTACGCACCGTTTCCAGCACAATCAAGGGGAACCATTCCTGCGGGGTAACAGCCTTGGGCAAATCTGCAAGGCCGGCGGCGGCGTGATTATCACAGCAACGCGGCGAGCGGGGCGGAGTCACGTCGCCGAAGTAATCCAGCAAATATTTCCGGCGGCAGGTGGTCAAATAGGCATAATCAAGCATTTTGCCCAACAGGTCAAAACGAATCTGCGCTCGCCGGGCAACGGCTTTGGCCCGTTCAACCAGGGTCTTGTTAGAGGCGGGCAGCACTTTCCACCGGCCATAGCCGCCTTCATCGCCCAGGTGAACAATGACCCCGGCCAGCTCCAACTCACTGAGGGTGATCCGGATTTTGACCGGGTGCAGGCCCGTGATCTCGGCCAGTTCATGGTAGGCAAAAAAGACTTCGCCGTTGTTGGCCGCCCGCGCGAGCAGATCGCAAACCTGATGCAGGTCTTGATAAGCGGGGGTATCGCTGTTAATGAGCCACTCCTGCAAACCCTGGTCGTCGGGGGCAAAAAGCAGCACGCACTCGGCGGGCAGGCCGTCGCGCCCGGCGCGGCCGGCTTCTTGATAGTAGGCTTCCACGGTGGCGGGCATGTTGTAATGGATCACGGCCCGCACGTCGGGTTTGTCAATGCCCATGCCAAAGGCATTGGTAGCCACCACAATTTTGAGGCGGTCGGCCATAAAGTCGGTTTGCACCTGGTGGCGTATATCGCGGTCAAGCCCGGCGTGGTAGGGCCGGGCGGGAAGTTTCAGGCTATTGTGGATAAAGTCGGCCACTTCTTCGGTGTTGCGACGGGTGGCGGCATAAACAATAGCGCTGCCCTGGAGTTGGCCGAGCATACTTTGCAGGATTTGAAATTTAGTGCGGGTATCGGGCGCGCTTTTCACCCCAAAGGTGAGGTTAGGGCGGTTGAAGCCGGTGACAATGGTTTGAGCGTTTTCCAGGCCCAACAGTTTGAGAATGTCTTTTTGCACGGTGGGGGTGGCCGTGGCTGTGGTGGCCAGCAGGGTGGGTTGGCCCAGGGCCTGCCAGGTGGGGCCGATTTGCAGGTAATCGGGCCGGAAATCGTGGCCCCATTGAGAGATGCAGTGAGCTTCGTCAACCGCCAGCAGGCTGACGGTGATATTGGCCAGGGCGCGGGTGAATTGGCGGCTGCGCAATCGCTCCGGGGCAATGTAGAGCAGTTTGACGTGGCCCTCGCGCATGGCCCGCAACCGCCGGTTGACTTCATCGCCGGGCAGGGAGCTGTTGATGTAGGTGGCGGTCAGGCCGCTTTCGGTCAGGCTGTCCACCTGGTCCTTCATCAGTGAAATCAGGGGAGAAATGACCAGGGACAGGCCGGGCAAGAGCATGGCGGGCAATTGGTAGGCCAATGATTTGCCGGAGCCGGTGGGCATCACCAGCAGCGTATGTTGGCCCTTGAGCACGCGCTGAATGGCCTCTTCCTGCCCCTCGCGGAAGTGGTTAAAACCAAAATGCTGTTGTAAGGCTTGCCGGGGTAACATGGCGGACTCCTCCCTCAAAAAAAAATAACCTTACCGGCAAGTTTAGGTTAAATTTGGGGATGAGCAAATTTGTGGCAGCTA harbors:
- a CDS encoding carboxypeptidase regulatory-like domain-containing protein, which produces MQRNIVWIIIGLLTVCLLLLVLFWVGWSLFSSPPGPTPTLFLDTATAAPPAGSPAPASLTPAAAETLTPSATAPGFTPSATPQPAAVTPTPIPPSTPTPPPTPRAVISSPTGFVNVRSGPGLAYNPPLGAYRNGTAVNVLGRQYAADGALWWLIVFPAGPYGQGWVYANYTQAQNVANVPWITAPPTPTPVFVTPTPLPRPHAIINSPDGFLYVRSGPGPVYPLLGGYNNGLVVDVIGKQAAANGALWWLIPFANSPNRQGWIYADYTIAKYVEQVPWAPAPPTPTPSVIPTPTPTRTPSAPPLVNWTITGRVVNATSTARPVAGASVEARLGNDGTYRSAITDGNGYFSIAAHARDEGNLILTIVAPGYTAETITAGPAWPRVYDFPIIELAPQQAPPVSWVIFGRVVEIGTTQPIPQAVVKAFLGDEAVYLETLTGANGEFSLNGQARDSGFLQLNITAEGYQPLSFTSPQTDSRVYNLADLPLTPLAGSCAYESVLDLPQTPALARLQSLNFTNVVTTPVSVGGNTNLLGIVLTQTPDPPPVGQSIQVSCQYPIGLGVGVE
- the nadD gene encoding nicotinate (nicotinamide) nucleotide adenylyltransferase; translated protein: MKLGILGGTFDPIHLGHLLLAETAREALELPRVLFAPAGESPLKQGVFKTPASHRRAMVELAIAPNPHFELSLVDLERPGPHYTTDTVRLVRNQYHLSADECFFIIGSDSLLSLPQWHQVAELIKLCRLAVGRRPGYQPDLAGLEERIPGLSSRLDWVTMPALGLEASEIRARVRAGQSICYQVPRSVGEYIKQYRLYRRAG
- a CDS encoding arginine--tRNA ligase, with amino-acid sequence MTKLIVNDITQLIAAAIKKAQKKGDLPKFDLPEIVIERPKDPTHGDYATPIALSLARYARMAPAQIAEKIIKRLAPAAYIGRVTVAHPGFINIRLAETWLAQQVETVLAEGDSFGRVNLGRDKRVQVEYVSCNPTGPLVVGSGRNAVLGDTLANVLEAAGYAVQREFYINDVGTQVNNMGRAMYARYAQTLGEDEPDPEEYRGEYLVELGQQAAQEFGPKYLRVERDAALAFMRQYALEKIVAGIKEDLALIGVQFDCWFSEKSLYDDGAYGLAFNKLSAKNMIVERDGAVWLKSEDEDNKENVIIRSDGRPTYFASDIAYVWDKLVKRGFEWAVYVWGADHHGHVKRLKNVAKSLGLDPERVIIILYQLVSITRDGVPVRQSKRTGDFITVREVVDEIGPDAFRFMLLTRSADSQMELDLTLATKQSSENPVYYVQYGHARIASIFRKAQEEGASMQGGEVSLLTHPAELELIRQMLRLREVVALAAQTFSPHHLTYYAQELASAFHAFYRDCRVVSDNAALTAARLKLVKAAQITLANTLRLMGMNAPERM
- the obgE gene encoding GTPase ObgE, encoding MFFDEAKIHVKAGDGGNGAVAFRREKYVPRGGPSGGHGGKGGDVVLAVDPQLNTLIHFKKRSHFKAERGAHGGGKNMTGADGQDVFVSVPPGTVARDADTGQLLADLTRPDQQAVVARGGQGGRGNTAFKSSTNQAPKIAERGLPGEERWLNLELKLIADVGLVGMPNAGKSTLLAAVSAARPKIAPYPFTTLQPNLGVVVLDDRDLVMADIPGLIEGAHAGAGLGHQFLRHVERSRLLVHLLDGALPDPLANFDQINQELALFSQTLAQKPQLVVLNKIDLPSAQAQWPAVQARARDLDLPAFKISAATGEGVRTLVAALFERLAQLPREPLFEEEVPVFTLDQSGDYFEIHQLANGWQVTGPRIEQLARQTFWDIDEAVMRVYQILEKMGVHEALREAGVEPGDTVFLHDVELEWVW
- a CDS encoding RecQ family ATP-dependent DNA helicase; the protein is MLPRQALQQHFGFNHFREGQEEAIQRVLKGQHTLLVMPTGSGKSLAYQLPAMLLPGLSLVISPLISLMKDQVDSLTESGLTATYINSSLPGDEVNRRLRAMREGHVKLLYIAPERLRSRQFTRALANITVSLLAVDEAHCISQWGHDFRPDYLQIGPTWQALGQPTLLATTATATPTVQKDILKLLGLENAQTIVTGFNRPNLTFGVKSAPDTRTKFQILQSMLGQLQGSAIVYAATRRNTEEVADFIHNSLKLPARPYHAGLDRDIRHQVQTDFMADRLKIVVATNAFGMGIDKPDVRAVIHYNMPATVEAYYQEAGRAGRDGLPAECVLLFAPDDQGLQEWLINSDTPAYQDLHQVCDLLARAANNGEVFFAYHELAEITGLHPVKIRITLSELELAGVIVHLGDEGGYGRWKVLPASNKTLVERAKAVARRAQIRFDLLGKMLDYAYLTTCRRKYLLDYFGDVTPPRSPRCCDNHAAAGLADLPKAVTPQEWFPLIVLETVRSFRQRPVGRKRLAQILNGSQAKGIREFGYDRHRFYGKLSGLSQAQIIALIDALISNRYLRLSGGDLPVLTLTPPGMEALKTRAALPLDIPGLSLTDEAIEQWQNRSQRSDTVLETFELFRQHLTPAQIAAARGLKESTIYTHLARLIGDGKIELRQVIPPEIEAQIVKAIAKVEDTTRLAPLKAILPDTIAYEQIRCVVAAHAMLPDAENHPAAVGEESADLPEKPEKRGDAPDAVILEAVAKLGGALGRTGLAHFLTGSKKPWLETFAQHSCYGQLAHLTRKAVINIIDALIADGKLIATGGGRPKVILPEQSLKPAEPVQSIELKQVEEAQPAKKTSPAPPPNPSLFDALRAWRTEQAKTQGVPPYVVFSNKVLEAIAARQPATLEQMAGILGVGPAKLEQYGEAVLALIAETLAEGEPSIVSDRSQMAGDKTHITGDKTHITGDKTHITCGKLQITGPASEVEPQEAKIANPLEAILAVVTDLDGLLTSQGLALLLTAAPGDVAPFSDHELCGAFHGILAPEAVEASIHEAIQTGRLSLSAHRRLNLNVETTK